A window of the Capsicum annuum cultivar UCD-10X-F1 unplaced genomic scaffold, UCD10Xv1.1 ctg82014, whole genome shotgun sequence genome harbors these coding sequences:
- the LOC107858350 gene encoding protein GLUTAMINE DUMPER 6 — protein MTNTMMMNPSHNTTSTVVDSGFHRWNSPVPYLFGGLAIIMGVIALALLIITCSYKKPSSESSSSSPSSLSANNINESNHRQEKPVELMKLETEPKFVVIMPGDYNPTWLAKPTRHEPDQV, from the coding sequence atgacaaATACTATGATGATGAATCCATCACATAACACAACTTCAACAGTAGTAGACTCAGGTTTTCACAGATGGAATTCCCCAGTCCCTTACCTATTTGGTGGGCTAGCAATTATAATGGGAGTAATAGCGTTAGCTTTGTTAATTATAACTTGTTCATACAAGAAACCttcgtcagaatcatcatcatcatcgccATCATCATTGTCTGCGAACAATATTAATGAGTCCAATCATCGTCAAGAGAAGCCGGTAGAGCTAATGAAACTGGAGACGGAACCAAAGTTTGTTGTGATCATGCCCGGAGATTACAACCCTACGTGGTTAGCCAAGCCTACGCGCCATGAGCCTGACCAAGTCTAA